One window of Microbacterium sp. 1S1 genomic DNA carries:
- a CDS encoding Cmx/CmrA family chloramphenicol efflux MFS transporter has translation MPFPLYALALAVFVMGTSEFMLAGLVPAISHELDVPVGSAGLLTSAFAVGMVIGAPAMAAFARGWPLRRTLVGCLALFAVCHVVGAMTSVFELLLATRVLSALANAGFLAVALRTATLLVPRERTGRALAVLLSGTTIATITGVPAGAVLGSALSWRATFAAVALLCLPALVGILRGVPKTIQHTRLGATTSPPVTAPTPAPFLRNTPSLRTELALLGTPRLALAMTLAALVNAGTFAVFTFLAPIVTEIAGLPRAAVPLALVLFGLGSFLGVTIAGRFSDHHTGSLLAVGAPLLLGGWILLAAVACQPVALLILVFVQGTLSFGVGSTLVALVLSTAAGAPTMGGSYATAALNLGAVIGPACAAWTLANGADPLSPVTVAAALTTTALALGLMTRRLRSVS, from the coding sequence ATGCCTTTCCCTCTCTATGCCCTTGCCCTGGCGGTCTTCGTCATGGGCACCTCGGAGTTCATGCTCGCGGGACTCGTCCCCGCGATCTCGCATGAGCTCGACGTCCCGGTCGGTTCGGCCGGCCTCCTCACCTCCGCCTTCGCCGTCGGCATGGTCATCGGCGCGCCCGCCATGGCCGCGTTCGCGCGCGGCTGGCCACTGCGACGCACGCTCGTCGGCTGCCTCGCGCTCTTCGCCGTGTGCCATGTCGTCGGCGCGATGACCTCCGTGTTCGAGCTCCTGCTCGCCACGCGGGTGCTCAGCGCCCTCGCGAATGCGGGCTTCCTCGCCGTCGCCCTGCGCACGGCGACCCTCCTCGTCCCCCGCGAGCGCACGGGGCGGGCGCTCGCGGTGCTGCTCTCCGGGACGACCATCGCGACGATCACCGGCGTCCCTGCGGGTGCCGTCCTCGGCAGCGCGCTGAGCTGGCGGGCGACGTTCGCCGCGGTGGCACTGCTCTGTCTCCCCGCGCTGGTCGGAATCCTCCGCGGCGTGCCGAAGACGATCCAGCACACGAGGCTCGGCGCGACCACGTCGCCGCCCGTGACGGCGCCCACCCCGGCACCGTTCCTCCGAAACACTCCGTCCCTGCGTACCGAGCTCGCGCTCCTGGGGACACCCCGCCTCGCCCTCGCGATGACCCTGGCGGCCCTGGTGAACGCGGGGACGTTCGCGGTCTTCACCTTCCTCGCGCCGATCGTCACCGAGATCGCCGGTCTCCCCCGAGCTGCGGTCCCCCTCGCCCTGGTCCTGTTCGGTCTCGGCTCGTTTCTCGGTGTGACCATCGCGGGTCGATTCTCCGATCATCACACCGGGTCGCTGCTCGCGGTCGGCGCGCCGCTGCTCCTGGGCGGCTGGATCCTCCTCGCGGCGGTCGCATGCCAGCCCGTCGCGCTGCTGATCCTCGTCTTCGTGCAGGGCACGCTCTCGTTCGGCGTCGGGAGCACCCTGGTCGCCCTCGTGCTCTCCACCGCCGCCGGCGCCCCGACCATGGGAGGGTCGTACGCGACGGCTGCACTGAACCTCGGCGCCGTGATCGGACCGGCGTGCGCCGCGTGGACGCTCGCGAACGGCGCGGACCCCCTCTCCCCCGTCACGGTCGCCGCCGCCCTGACGACGACGGCCCTCGCCCTCGGTCTGATGACACGACGCCTCCGCTCCGTGAGCTGA
- a CDS encoding alpha/beta fold hydrolase, translating to MLLNVIEAGEGDRVAVLLHGMMGSAESWHRVVPLLVERGFRVLALDLPGHGLSPRDPELTIETAADAVVETLARHRRTTEAARVTEDHAPLAVAVGHSFGATVLAAAAPRLDPGLAVYVDAPLALQGHNDRAALVSQYEHDRRARMSPVELRRLRPFYSMDDATVEARAAERFDPPTAASVSCGADGHWTAAPGSIVVRAEPSAWVTDEDARRFEHGGVTVRSIPGAAHTVWYSHFEVFTAALPELFAPSLV from the coding sequence GTGCTCCTGAACGTCATCGAAGCCGGGGAGGGCGACCGCGTCGCCGTGCTGCTGCACGGCATGATGGGGTCCGCCGAGAGCTGGCACCGTGTGGTCCCGCTGCTCGTGGAGCGCGGCTTCCGCGTCCTCGCGCTCGATCTGCCCGGCCACGGCCTCTCGCCGCGTGATCCGGAGCTCACGATCGAGACGGCGGCCGACGCCGTCGTCGAGACCCTCGCGCGGCACCGCCGCACCACGGAAGCGGCCCGCGTCACCGAGGACCACGCCCCGCTCGCCGTCGCCGTCGGGCACTCGTTCGGGGCCACGGTGCTCGCCGCCGCCGCTCCCCGCCTCGACCCCGGCCTCGCGGTCTACGTCGACGCGCCGCTCGCCCTCCAGGGCCACAACGATCGTGCTGCCCTCGTGTCGCAGTACGAGCACGACCGCCGCGCACGGATGTCGCCGGTTGAGCTCCGCCGCCTGCGCCCGTTCTACTCGATGGATGACGCCACGGTCGAGGCGCGGGCGGCCGAGCGGTTCGACCCGCCGACGGCGGCCTCGGTCTCCTGCGGTGCCGACGGCCATTGGACCGCCGCGCCCGGCTCCATCGTCGTCCGCGCGGAGCCCAGCGCCTGGGTCACCGACGAAGATGCCCGGCGGTTCGAGCATGGCGGGGTGACGGTGCGCAGCATCCCCGGCGCCGCCCACACCGTCTGGTACAGCCACTTCGAGGTCTTCACCGCCGCACTACCGGAACTCTTCGCCCCGTCCCTCGTCTGA
- a CDS encoding HNH endonuclease signature motif containing protein, with amino-acid sequence MPALLDATDSQMATLADLVAGLEAAEKTLSSMHAARDGLLAMAGRLAVEIARQARHPDGGDMAIRTVAAEIGAAQRVSDRTIERRMSHASWLVERFPAVWEAQGAGRISAAHARLIVAAGAHLDDPDDRSRFATEAIEVAAAESPNRIRRLVRRLADRFQERSLVERHRDARELRRVWVTDLDDGMAELGARGPAALVHGMYDRLSQMAHAVREENARARRRETEESALDDRTVDQLRADLLTDLVLTGAPAGHDTEEGLLSELRARVEVTVPVLTLMHGERKEAADGTPILPAELDGVIPIDPVTARRLAGAASGWDRVLTHPISGALLAVDRYRPGEGLRRHLRARDQRCRFPGCGLTPRKCDLDHNHDAALGGETVHDDLATFCRRHHMLKHHSPWHVKQGPGGVLEWTSPTGRTSIDRPPPPHTVTFAQEPSWSPTDSPRVEGMSSPESDRSGAAGHTVSPVNH; translated from the coding sequence ATGCCCGCACTGCTCGATGCGACCGACTCCCAGATGGCGACGCTCGCCGATCTGGTGGCGGGGCTGGAAGCGGCGGAGAAGACACTGAGCAGCATGCACGCGGCTCGCGACGGGCTTCTCGCGATGGCGGGGCGCCTTGCGGTGGAGATCGCCCGCCAGGCCCGGCATCCGGACGGCGGCGACATGGCGATCCGCACGGTCGCCGCGGAGATCGGAGCGGCACAGCGGGTCAGCGACCGCACGATCGAGCGGCGGATGTCCCATGCCTCCTGGCTGGTCGAGCGGTTCCCCGCCGTCTGGGAGGCCCAGGGCGCCGGGCGGATCAGCGCCGCACACGCGCGGCTGATCGTGGCGGCGGGTGCTCATCTCGATGACCCGGACGACCGCTCGCGCTTCGCGACGGAGGCGATCGAGGTGGCCGCTGCGGAGTCTCCGAACCGGATACGCCGACTCGTGCGCCGACTGGCCGATCGCTTCCAGGAACGCTCGCTCGTCGAGCGACACCGCGACGCCAGGGAGCTGCGCCGGGTTTGGGTGACCGATCTGGATGACGGCATGGCTGAGCTCGGTGCGCGTGGACCGGCTGCCCTCGTGCACGGCATGTACGACCGGCTCTCCCAGATGGCGCATGCCGTGCGGGAGGAGAACGCGCGGGCTCGTCGTCGGGAGACGGAGGAGAGCGCCCTCGACGATAGGACCGTGGATCAGCTCCGCGCCGATCTGCTGACCGACCTCGTCCTGACGGGCGCTCCGGCCGGGCACGACACGGAAGAAGGACTGCTCTCGGAGCTTCGGGCGCGCGTCGAGGTCACGGTGCCGGTGCTGACGCTGATGCACGGCGAGCGGAAGGAGGCAGCGGACGGCACCCCGATCCTCCCCGCGGAGCTGGACGGGGTGATCCCGATCGACCCGGTCACGGCTCGCCGACTGGCCGGCGCGGCGAGCGGCTGGGATCGGGTGCTCACCCATCCGATCAGCGGCGCACTGCTGGCCGTCGACCGATACCGCCCGGGCGAGGGTCTCCGCCGGCATCTGCGGGCCCGCGATCAACGATGCCGCTTCCCCGGCTGCGGCCTCACGCCGCGGAAGTGCGACCTCGACCACAATCACGACGCGGCGCTCGGCGGAGAGACCGTGCACGACGACCTCGCGACCTTTTGCCGCCGGCATCACATGCTCAAGCACCACTCCCCCTGGCACGTCAAGCAGGGGCCAGGCGGTGTTCTGGAATGGACGAGCCCCACCGGCCGGACCTCCATCGACCGACCGCCGCCTCCGCACACCGTGACCTTCGCGCAAGAACCCTCCTGGTCTCCCACCGACAGCCCTAGAGTGGAGGGCATGTCGAGCCCCGAATCAGACAGGTCGGGGGCTGCCGGTCACACCGTCAGCCCCGTGAACCACTGA
- a CDS encoding ABC-F family ATP-binding cassette domain-containing protein: MAHLLGAEALHLEYPTRVVFDAVTLGIEEGDRIGIVGRNGDGKSSLLGMLAGTKEPDSGRVTVRGGTRIGVLDQADTLPDDITIGAAVVGDMAEHEWAGDARVRDVIEGLLTDLPWDAQIGSLSGGQRRRVSLAKLLAGDWDVIALDEPTNHLDVEAITWLAGHLKKRWPANAGALLVVTHDRWFLDEICTETWEVHDRIVEPFEGGYAAYILQRVERDRMAAATEAKRQNLARKELAWLRRGAPARTSKPKFRIDAANELIADVPEIRDKVSLQSLAVSRLGKDVVDLLDVGVTYPSTGSGGQAGSGAGGKTVLKDVEWRIAPGERTGILGVNGAGKSTLLGLISGTIEPTEGRIKRGKTVQVRTLTQRLDELLPHWNDPVRVVISGLRTSYTLGAGSKAQDLTPGQLLERLGFSSAQLSTPVKDLSGGQQRRLQLLLVLLDQPNVLILDEPTNDMDTDMLAAIEDLLDSWSGTLLVVSHDRYFLERVTDQQYAILPGPDGAGRLRHLPGGVDEYLRLRQRVESVPATSTAASAPAAGGLDGAALRAAQKEAAALERRIQKLTQQVDTAKHALADHDQSDYEGLGERMKAITAQEAEIEELELRWFELTEQIG; encoded by the coding sequence ATGGCACATCTTCTCGGGGCCGAAGCCCTGCACCTCGAATACCCGACCCGCGTCGTCTTCGACGCCGTGACCCTCGGCATCGAGGAGGGCGACCGCATCGGCATCGTCGGCCGCAACGGCGACGGCAAGTCGAGCCTCCTCGGCATGCTCGCCGGAACGAAGGAACCGGACTCGGGGCGGGTGACGGTTCGCGGCGGCACCCGCATCGGCGTACTCGACCAGGCCGACACACTCCCCGACGACATCACGATCGGTGCCGCCGTCGTCGGAGACATGGCCGAGCACGAGTGGGCAGGCGACGCCCGGGTGCGCGATGTGATCGAGGGGCTGCTGACCGACCTGCCGTGGGACGCGCAGATCGGCTCCCTCTCCGGCGGTCAGCGCCGCCGTGTATCGCTCGCGAAGCTGCTCGCCGGCGACTGGGACGTCATCGCTCTCGATGAGCCGACGAACCACCTCGACGTCGAGGCGATCACGTGGCTCGCCGGGCACCTCAAGAAGCGCTGGCCCGCGAACGCCGGCGCTCTCCTCGTCGTGACTCACGACCGGTGGTTTCTCGACGAGATCTGCACCGAGACGTGGGAGGTGCACGATCGCATCGTCGAGCCCTTCGAGGGCGGCTACGCGGCCTACATCCTGCAACGGGTGGAGCGCGACCGGATGGCTGCGGCGACCGAGGCGAAGCGGCAGAACCTCGCGCGCAAGGAGCTCGCCTGGCTGCGCCGCGGCGCCCCGGCCCGCACGAGCAAGCCGAAGTTCCGCATCGACGCCGCCAACGAGCTCATCGCCGACGTGCCGGAGATCCGGGACAAGGTCTCGCTGCAGTCCCTCGCCGTCTCCCGGCTCGGCAAGGACGTCGTCGATCTGCTCGATGTGGGGGTCACGTACCCTTCGACAGGCTCAGGGGGCCAGGCAGGCTCAGGGGCCGGCGGGAAGACCGTGCTGAAAGACGTGGAGTGGCGGATCGCCCCGGGCGAGCGCACGGGCATCCTCGGCGTGAACGGTGCCGGGAAGTCGACCCTCCTCGGGCTCATCTCCGGCACGATCGAGCCGACGGAGGGCCGGATCAAGCGGGGCAAGACCGTGCAGGTGCGCACGCTCACGCAGCGCCTCGACGAACTCCTCCCGCACTGGAACGACCCCGTGCGCGTGGTCATCTCCGGTCTGCGCACCTCGTACACGCTCGGTGCGGGGTCGAAGGCGCAGGACCTCACCCCCGGGCAGCTGCTCGAGCGGCTCGGATTCTCGTCCGCCCAGCTCTCGACTCCGGTGAAGGACCTCTCCGGTGGCCAGCAGCGTCGGCTGCAACTGCTGCTCGTGCTGCTCGACCAGCCGAACGTGCTCATCCTCGACGAGCCCACGAACGACATGGACACCGACATGCTCGCCGCGATCGAGGACCTCCTCGACTCCTGGTCGGGCACGCTCCTCGTCGTGAGCCACGACCGGTACTTCCTGGAGCGGGTGACGGATCAGCAGTACGCAATCCTTCCCGGTCCGGACGGCGCGGGGCGCCTGCGGCATCTCCCCGGCGGCGTCGACGAGTACCTTCGTCTGCGGCAGCGCGTCGAGAGTGTCCCGGCGACCTCGACGGCGGCGTCGGCCCCCGCAGCGGGCGGTCTCGACGGCGCGGCTCTTCGCGCGGCGCAGAAGGAGGCGGCCGCCCTGGAACGGCGCATCCAGAAGCTCACGCAGCAGGTCGACACAGCCAAGCACGCCCTCGCCGACCACGACCAGTCCGACTACGAGGGCCTCGGCGAGCGGATGAAGGCGATCACGGCGCAGGAGGCCGAAATCGAGGAGCTGGAGCTGCGCTGGTTCGAACTCACGGAGCAGATCGGCTGA
- a CDS encoding Na+/H+ antiporter, with the protein MEGLEVTVLLGLTILVGTLIAPRVRLALPLVLVILGLLLGFIPPLREVQLPPETVLLLFLPVMLFWESLTTSLRSIRRDFRYIVPMSTLLVVASAFAVAGIGVLFGMPWEIALILGAAVAPPDATAVAALGRLLPRRMFMKLKAESLTNDGTALVLYAIAVSLALGGQVTPLSVTWDVLVSYVGGIAAGIAVASLATLLLRRMSSTIVINVTLLLVPFSAFLVAELVHASGVLAVVVAGLIVAWVSPRVTTAASRRQADAAWPFGVFLLNGALFVLIGLEVQFVAHEISAAAIGRLVLVTLAVWVTLFAVRYVFQLLNALFQRRPAERPPRGARSRARLVSTVAGMRGAVSLAIALSVPAGVSEGSVVGGRDEIVFVTAGVILLSLLVQAPLLPALVRWARFPVDHAEDEEYELAERAISGAALAALDDLAAEHGIGQEVRDRVRAEGYQALEFANARTLAREQARIDAEADALDEMLGQPDPYGTGGETRGDDGAGDIAVSAGTAPDPEATDGTTLQMIATSADVDLAQRSPLVRHEEHTRLKLALLDRKREVLLGLRGAGTVDDMVVRRISARLDLEQVRLQGIEELD; encoded by the coding sequence ATGGAAGGCCTTGAAGTAACCGTCCTGCTCGGACTCACGATCCTCGTCGGAACCCTGATCGCCCCGCGCGTGCGTCTCGCGCTGCCCCTCGTCCTCGTCATCCTCGGCCTGCTGTTGGGGTTCATCCCGCCGTTGCGCGAGGTCCAGCTGCCGCCGGAGACGGTCCTGCTGCTGTTCCTCCCGGTGATGCTGTTCTGGGAGAGTCTCACCACGTCGCTGCGGTCGATCCGCCGTGACTTCCGCTACATCGTGCCGATGAGCACCCTCCTCGTCGTCGCCTCCGCGTTCGCGGTTGCCGGCATCGGGGTGCTGTTCGGCATGCCCTGGGAGATCGCGCTCATCCTGGGTGCCGCGGTCGCGCCGCCCGATGCCACGGCCGTCGCCGCCCTCGGACGGCTGCTGCCGCGCCGGATGTTCATGAAGCTGAAGGCGGAGAGTCTGACCAACGACGGCACCGCGCTCGTTCTCTACGCCATCGCGGTGTCGCTCGCCCTGGGCGGCCAGGTGACGCCGCTCTCGGTCACGTGGGACGTGTTGGTGTCGTACGTGGGCGGGATCGCTGCAGGCATCGCCGTCGCGTCCCTGGCCACACTGCTGCTCCGACGGATGTCCTCGACCATCGTGATCAATGTCACGCTGCTGCTCGTGCCGTTCTCGGCGTTCCTGGTCGCCGAACTGGTCCACGCGTCCGGCGTGCTCGCCGTGGTCGTCGCCGGGCTCATCGTCGCCTGGGTCTCGCCGCGCGTGACGACGGCGGCCTCGCGCCGCCAGGCCGACGCCGCCTGGCCGTTCGGTGTCTTCCTCCTCAACGGGGCGCTGTTCGTGCTCATCGGCCTCGAGGTGCAGTTCGTCGCGCATGAGATCTCCGCCGCCGCGATCGGCCGCCTGGTGCTCGTCACGCTCGCCGTCTGGGTGACGCTGTTCGCGGTGCGGTACGTGTTCCAACTGCTCAACGCCCTCTTCCAGCGCCGTCCCGCGGAACGCCCCCCGCGTGGCGCCCGGTCCCGGGCGCGTCTCGTCTCCACGGTCGCCGGCATGCGCGGCGCCGTGTCCCTCGCGATCGCGCTCTCCGTGCCGGCGGGTGTCTCCGAAGGAAGCGTCGTGGGCGGTCGCGACGAGATCGTCTTCGTCACCGCCGGGGTGATCCTGCTCAGCCTCCTCGTCCAGGCGCCCCTCCTGCCGGCGCTCGTGCGCTGGGCGCGGTTCCCCGTCGATCACGCCGAGGACGAGGAGTACGAGCTCGCCGAGCGTGCGATCTCGGGAGCCGCCCTGGCCGCACTCGACGACCTCGCGGCCGAACACGGCATCGGTCAGGAGGTGCGCGACCGTGTCCGCGCCGAGGGCTACCAGGCGTTGGAGTTCGCGAACGCGCGGACGCTCGCGCGCGAACAGGCGCGCATCGACGCGGAGGCCGACGCTCTGGACGAGATGCTCGGCCAGCCGGACCCGTACGGGACCGGGGGAGAGACGCGCGGCGACGACGGAGCGGGCGACATCGCCGTGTCGGCAGGGACCGCCCCCGACCCCGAGGCGACGGACGGCACGACGCTGCAGATGATCGCGACGTCCGCCGACGTCGACCTCGCCCAGCGCTCGCCGCTCGTGCGGCACGAGGAGCACACCCGCCTCAAGCTGGCGCTGCTCGACCGCAAGCGCGAGGTGCTGCTCGGGCTCCGCGGCGCGGGCACCGTGGACGACATGGTCGTGCGCCGCATCTCCGCCCGTCTCGACCTCGAACAGGTGCGGCTGCAGGGCATCGAAGAGCTCGACTGA
- a CDS encoding sugar-binding protein — MKKILLSATALVVAGAFALTGCSSQRGGDTGSGSGEEESSGFAADATIGVALPDKTSENWVLAGKLFTDGLEEAGFKADVQYAPASNTVAEQQNQIQAMVSNGAKVIIIGAKDGKQLATQVQAAKDAGAYVIAYDRLIENTEAVDYYVAFDNFKVGQLQGQALLDGLAERAGHEAPYNIELFSGSPDDANSAVFFDGAMDVLQPKIDDGTLKVVSGQTEIAQTATEGWLAENAQNRMDTLLTGSYSGDTVLDGVLSPNDTLARAIITSVQQAGKPVPVVTGQDSEVESVKSIMEGVQYSTINKDTTLLVEQSIKMVGQLQKGEEVDVNDTEQYDNGEKIVPSYLLDPIIVTKENAAEAYANVPSLLEIVKSYE, encoded by the coding sequence ATGAAGAAGATTCTTCTGTCGGCGACAGCGCTTGTCGTCGCAGGCGCTTTCGCCCTCACCGGCTGCTCCTCGCAGCGGGGCGGGGACACCGGCTCGGGCTCGGGCGAGGAGGAGTCCTCGGGCTTCGCCGCCGACGCCACGATCGGTGTCGCCCTGCCCGACAAGACCAGTGAGAACTGGGTCCTCGCGGGCAAGCTGTTCACCGACGGGCTGGAGGAGGCCGGGTTCAAGGCCGACGTGCAGTACGCGCCGGCCAGCAACACGGTCGCGGAGCAGCAGAACCAGATCCAGGCCATGGTGTCGAACGGCGCCAAGGTCATCATCATCGGCGCGAAGGACGGCAAGCAGCTCGCCACGCAGGTGCAGGCCGCCAAGGATGCCGGCGCCTACGTCATCGCGTACGACCGTCTGATCGAGAACACCGAGGCCGTCGACTACTACGTCGCCTTCGACAACTTCAAGGTCGGTCAGCTTCAGGGTCAGGCGCTCCTCGACGGGCTCGCCGAGCGCGCGGGTCACGAGGCGCCGTACAACATCGAGCTCTTCTCGGGCTCGCCGGACGACGCCAACTCCGCGGTGTTCTTCGACGGCGCCATGGATGTGCTGCAGCCGAAGATCGACGACGGGACGCTGAAGGTCGTGTCGGGCCAGACCGAGATCGCCCAGACCGCGACCGAGGGGTGGCTGGCGGAGAACGCGCAGAACCGCATGGACACGCTGCTCACCGGCTCGTACAGCGGCGACACGGTCCTGGACGGCGTACTCTCGCCCAACGACACGCTCGCCCGCGCCATCATCACCTCGGTGCAGCAGGCCGGCAAGCCGGTCCCGGTCGTCACGGGTCAGGACTCCGAGGTCGAGTCGGTGAAGTCGATCATGGAGGGCGTCCAGTACTCCACGATCAACAAGGACACCACGCTCCTCGTCGAGCAGTCGATCAAGATGGTCGGCCAGCTCCAGAAGGGCGAGGAGGTCGACGTGAACGACACCGAGCAGTACGACAACGGCGAGAAGATCGTCCCGTCCTACCTGCTCGACCCGATCATCGTGACGAAGGAGAACGCGGCCGAGGCCTACGCCAACGTCCCAAGCCTCCTCGAGATCGTGAAGTCGTACGAGTAA
- the mmsB gene encoding multiple monosaccharide ABC transporter permease, with amino-acid sequence MTTDSTTAKRGFHFKDITKMFGGGGTSTLRQFGILGSLIVIILLFEILTVLRNPAGATLTPGNLINVINQYSFILILAIGMVMVIIMGHIDLSVGSVAAFTGIIVAKSMADWQLAWPLAILLGLGVGVLVGAWQGFWVAYVGVPAFIVTLAGMLFFRGAQQFIGDAQTIPVPKGFQYIGTGYLPEIALPLPFNVPTMILALLGVAWLVFWEIRTRRVQHKMGSESAPVWVSAVKVTLLSIVVLAAGWMFATGRPGTSFPVPGLILLALVIIYSFITSNTVFGRHIYAVGGNRQAARLSGVKDRWVDFFVMMNMSVLAALAGMIFVARSQASGPNDGTGWELDAIASVFIGGAAVSGGIGTVIGSIIGGLVMAFLNNGLALLGQGADVVAMIKGLVLLFAVGIDVWNKQQGRPSIIGFLTRRFGRKQDPMTDTFDPTKANYPTSQKYEAPAVEETRGK; translated from the coding sequence ATGACCACCGACTCGACCACCGCGAAGCGCGGCTTCCACTTCAAGGACATCACGAAGATGTTCGGGGGCGGCGGCACCTCCACGCTCCGCCAGTTCGGCATCCTCGGCAGCCTGATCGTCATCATCCTGCTGTTCGAGATCCTGACGGTGCTGCGGAACCCGGCGGGTGCCACGCTCACGCCGGGGAACCTGATCAACGTCATCAACCAGTACTCGTTCATCCTGATCCTGGCGATCGGCATGGTGATGGTCATCATCATGGGGCACATCGACCTGTCTGTGGGCTCGGTGGCGGCGTTCACTGGGATCATCGTGGCGAAGTCGATGGCGGACTGGCAGCTCGCCTGGCCGCTGGCGATCCTCCTCGGACTCGGGGTCGGCGTGCTGGTCGGCGCCTGGCAGGGATTCTGGGTGGCCTACGTCGGAGTGCCGGCATTCATCGTGACGCTGGCGGGCATGCTGTTCTTCCGCGGCGCGCAGCAGTTCATCGGTGATGCGCAGACCATTCCCGTGCCCAAGGGCTTCCAGTACATCGGCACCGGCTACCTGCCGGAGATCGCGCTGCCGCTGCCCTTCAACGTGCCGACCATGATCCTGGCGCTGCTCGGCGTGGCCTGGCTGGTCTTCTGGGAGATCCGCACGCGTCGTGTGCAGCACAAGATGGGCTCGGAGAGCGCACCCGTGTGGGTGAGCGCCGTGAAGGTGACGCTGCTGTCGATCGTGGTCCTCGCCGCCGGCTGGATGTTCGCCACCGGTCGCCCCGGCACGAGCTTCCCTGTTCCCGGCCTCATCCTGCTCGCCCTCGTCATCATCTACTCGTTCATCACGAGCAACACGGTCTTCGGTCGCCACATCTACGCGGTCGGCGGCAACCGTCAGGCCGCGCGACTGTCGGGCGTGAAGGACCGCTGGGTCGACTTCTTCGTCATGATGAACATGTCGGTCCTCGCCGCTCTCGCCGGCATGATCTTCGTCGCCCGCTCCCAGGCTTCCGGCCCGAACGACGGCACCGGCTGGGAACTCGACGCGATCGCCTCGGTGTTCATCGGCGGCGCGGCGGTGTCCGGCGGTATCGGCACCGTGATCGGCTCGATCATCGGTGGTCTCGTCATGGCGTTCCTCAACAACGGCCTCGCCCTGCTCGGCCAGGGTGCCGACGTCGTCGCCATGATCAAGGGTCTCGTGCTCCTCTTCGCGGTCGGTATCGACGTGTGGAACAAGCAGCAGGGTCGGCCGTCGATCATCGGCTTCCTCACGCGCCGCTTCGGCCGCAAGCAGGACCCCATGACCGACACGTTCGATCCGACCAAGGCCAACTACCCCACCAGCCAGAAGTACGAAGCCCCCGCCGTCGAGGAGACGCGCGGAAAGTAA
- a CDS encoding LacI family DNA-binding transcriptional regulator, which translates to MSTSSERARMPSIRDVARLAGVSHQTVSRVLNDHPSIRPETKAKVLDAIAVLDYRPNLAARALVTSKSNMLGILSATIGEFGPTSSIAGIEDAAREEGYSVSTLNLPATTPEAIGNAVRQLEREQVDGIVVLAPQVRVFHVLRGMNVTMPFVTLQTASGSDGVSLSADQVAGAKAATEHLIALGHSDILHLAGPQDWIEAESRMRGYLDALRDADLPTFPPIRGDWTADFGYFAGKELSLRRDFTAVFAANDLMAIGLLHGFRDAGVRVPHDVSVIGFDDIPVAAHVAPTLSTVHQDFPELGRRAVRILLAEIRGEKTPAFGPLQTLVRARESAASR; encoded by the coding sequence ATGTCCACGTCCTCCGAGCGTGCCCGCATGCCGAGCATCCGGGACGTCGCCCGCCTCGCCGGCGTCTCACACCAGACGGTCTCCCGCGTGCTCAACGACCATCCGAGCATCCGCCCCGAGACCAAAGCGAAGGTGCTCGACGCGATCGCCGTGCTCGACTACCGACCCAACCTCGCGGCGCGGGCGCTCGTGACGAGCAAGTCGAACATGCTCGGGATCCTCTCCGCGACGATCGGCGAGTTCGGGCCGACGTCCTCCATCGCGGGGATCGAGGATGCGGCGCGGGAGGAGGGCTACTCGGTCTCCACGCTCAACCTCCCAGCGACCACCCCGGAGGCGATCGGCAATGCCGTGCGGCAGCTCGAACGCGAGCAGGTCGACGGCATCGTGGTGCTCGCGCCGCAGGTTCGCGTCTTCCATGTCCTGCGCGGCATGAACGTCACGATGCCGTTCGTCACCCTGCAGACGGCGTCCGGATCCGACGGCGTGAGCCTGTCGGCGGACCAGGTCGCAGGCGCGAAGGCGGCGACGGAGCACCTGATCGCCCTGGGGCACAGTGACATCCTCCATCTCGCCGGACCGCAGGACTGGATCGAGGCGGAGTCCCGGATGCGTGGGTATCTCGACGCCCTCCGCGACGCCGATCTGCCGACGTTCCCCCCGATCCGTGGTGACTGGACCGCGGACTTCGGATACTTCGCGGGCAAGGAACTCTCCCTCCGGCGCGATTTCACGGCGGTGTTCGCGGCGAACGACCTCATGGCGATCGGACTCCTGCACGGCTTCCGGGACGCCGGTGTGCGCGTCCCGCACGATGTGAGCGTGATCGGCTTCGACGACATCCCGGTCGCGGCGCACGTGGCACCGACGCTGAGCACCGTGCATCAGGACTTCCCCGAGCTCGGGCGGCGCGCCGTCCGGATCCTCCTCGCCGAGATCCGTGGGGAGAAGACCCCCGCCTTCGGTCCGCTGCAGACTCTCGTGCGGGCTCGCGAATCCGCTGCATCACGGTAG